The following coding sequences are from one Acipenser ruthenus chromosome 7, fAciRut3.2 maternal haplotype, whole genome shotgun sequence window:
- the LOC117416058 gene encoding protein arginine N-methyltransferase 8 isoform X1, translating into MGIKHSSRCLLLRRKMAETENPEQTSSAPSQAVQPVPLPKLVQSIQHVPHTPALPSCPGRGKIAKFLSPEEMTSRDYYFDSYAHFGIHEEMLKDEVRTLTYRNSMYHNKHIFKDKVVLDVGSGTGILSMFAAKAGAKKVYGIECSSISDYSEKIIKSNHLDNIITIFKGKVEEVELPVDQVDIIISEWMGYCLFYESMLNTVIFARDKWLKPGGLMFPDRATLYVIAIEDRQYKDFKIHWWESVYGFDMTCIRNVAMKEPLVDIVDPKQVVTNSCLIKEVDIYTVKTDDLSFTSAFCLQVQRNDYTHALVTYFNIEFTKCHKKIGFSTAPDAPYTHWKQTVFYLEDYLTVRRGEEIYGTITMKPNEKNIRDLDFTVELDFKGQLCETSLSNDYKMR; encoded by the exons CAGACAAGCAGCGCCCCATCGCAGGCTGTCCAACCTGTGCCTCTTCCAAAGCTGGTGCAGTCCATCCAGCATGTCCCGCACACACCCGCTCTACCGAGCTGTCCTGGCAGGGGAAAGATAGCCAAGTTTCTCAGCCCAGAGGAAATGACATCAAGGGATTATTACTTCGATTCCTACGCACACTTTGGAATTCATGAG GAGATGCTAAAGGATGAGGTCCGAACGCTCACGTACAGGAACTCTATGTATCACAACAAGCACATCTTTAAGGACAAGGTTGTTCTAGATGTGGGGAGTGGCACAGGAATCCTCTCCATGTTCGCAGCCAAGGCTGGAGCCAAGAAGGTGTACGGG ATTGAATGCTCCAGCATTTCAGACTATTCAGAAAAAATCATCAAATCGAATCATCTGGACAACA TAATCACAATCTTTAAGGGTAAAGTGGAAGAAGTGGAGCTGCCGGTTGATCAAGTGGACATTATAATCAGCGAGTGGATGGGTTACTGCCTGTTCTACGAAtccatgctgaatacagtaatctTTGCAAGAGACAAGTGGCTG AAACCTGGAGGGCTGATGTTCCCAGATCGAGCTACCTTGTacgtcattgccattgaagacaGACAATACAAGGATTTCAAAATTCACT ggtgGGAGAGCGTGTATGGCTTTGACATGACCTGCATCCGAAATGTTGCCATGAAGGAGCCCCTGGTGGATATTGTGGACCCCAAGCAAGTGGTGACTAACTCCTGCTTAATAAAG GAGGTGGATATTTACACTGTGAAGACAGATGATCTCTCCTTTACTTCAGCGTTCTGCCTTCAAGTGCAGCGCAATGATTACACCCACGCTCTCGTCACCTATTTCAACATTGAGTTCACCAAGTGTCATAAGAAAATCGGCTTTTCAACAG CACCTGATGCTCCTTATACACACTGGAAGCAAACTGTATTTTACCTTGAGGATTACCTCACTGTGAGAAGGGGTGAGGAAATATACGGAACCATCACCATGAAGCCCaatgaaaaaaacatt cGTGATTTGGACTTCACCGTTGAGTTGGATTTCAAAGGCCAGCTCTGTGAGACGTCACTATCCAATGATTATAAGATGCGTTAA
- the LOC117416058 gene encoding protein arginine N-methyltransferase 8 isoform X2: MGIKHSSRCLLLRRKMAETENPETSSAPSQAVQPVPLPKLVQSIQHVPHTPALPSCPGRGKIAKFLSPEEMTSRDYYFDSYAHFGIHEEMLKDEVRTLTYRNSMYHNKHIFKDKVVLDVGSGTGILSMFAAKAGAKKVYGIECSSISDYSEKIIKSNHLDNIITIFKGKVEEVELPVDQVDIIISEWMGYCLFYESMLNTVIFARDKWLKPGGLMFPDRATLYVIAIEDRQYKDFKIHWWESVYGFDMTCIRNVAMKEPLVDIVDPKQVVTNSCLIKEVDIYTVKTDDLSFTSAFCLQVQRNDYTHALVTYFNIEFTKCHKKIGFSTAPDAPYTHWKQTVFYLEDYLTVRRGEEIYGTITMKPNEKNIRDLDFTVELDFKGQLCETSLSNDYKMR; the protein is encoded by the exons ACAAGCAGCGCCCCATCGCAGGCTGTCCAACCTGTGCCTCTTCCAAAGCTGGTGCAGTCCATCCAGCATGTCCCGCACACACCCGCTCTACCGAGCTGTCCTGGCAGGGGAAAGATAGCCAAGTTTCTCAGCCCAGAGGAAATGACATCAAGGGATTATTACTTCGATTCCTACGCACACTTTGGAATTCATGAG GAGATGCTAAAGGATGAGGTCCGAACGCTCACGTACAGGAACTCTATGTATCACAACAAGCACATCTTTAAGGACAAGGTTGTTCTAGATGTGGGGAGTGGCACAGGAATCCTCTCCATGTTCGCAGCCAAGGCTGGAGCCAAGAAGGTGTACGGG ATTGAATGCTCCAGCATTTCAGACTATTCAGAAAAAATCATCAAATCGAATCATCTGGACAACA TAATCACAATCTTTAAGGGTAAAGTGGAAGAAGTGGAGCTGCCGGTTGATCAAGTGGACATTATAATCAGCGAGTGGATGGGTTACTGCCTGTTCTACGAAtccatgctgaatacagtaatctTTGCAAGAGACAAGTGGCTG AAACCTGGAGGGCTGATGTTCCCAGATCGAGCTACCTTGTacgtcattgccattgaagacaGACAATACAAGGATTTCAAAATTCACT ggtgGGAGAGCGTGTATGGCTTTGACATGACCTGCATCCGAAATGTTGCCATGAAGGAGCCCCTGGTGGATATTGTGGACCCCAAGCAAGTGGTGACTAACTCCTGCTTAATAAAG GAGGTGGATATTTACACTGTGAAGACAGATGATCTCTCCTTTACTTCAGCGTTCTGCCTTCAAGTGCAGCGCAATGATTACACCCACGCTCTCGTCACCTATTTCAACATTGAGTTCACCAAGTGTCATAAGAAAATCGGCTTTTCAACAG CACCTGATGCTCCTTATACACACTGGAAGCAAACTGTATTTTACCTTGAGGATTACCTCACTGTGAGAAGGGGTGAGGAAATATACGGAACCATCACCATGAAGCCCaatgaaaaaaacatt cGTGATTTGGACTTCACCGTTGAGTTGGATTTCAAAGGCCAGCTCTGTGAGACGTCACTATCCAATGATTATAAGATGCGTTAA